The proteins below are encoded in one region of Halorhodospira halochloris:
- the ettA gene encoding energy-dependent translational throttle protein EttA translates to MAQYVYTMNKVSKVVPPKREILKDISLSFFPGAKIGVLGLNGAGKSSLLRIMAGEDKEFDGEARPQPGLKVGYLPQEPRLDDSKDVRGNVEEGVAETKALVERFNQVSAQFADPEADFDALIAEQSKLQDQIEAAGAWDLDRKLEQAADALRLPPWDAQVSNLSGGERRRVALCRLLLSAPDMLLLDEPTNHLDAESVAWLEQFLAEFPGTVVAVTHDRYFLDNVAGWILELDRGRGIPFQGNYSAWLEYKEKRLEQEAREEKAHRKAVQQELEWVQQNPKGRQAKNKARIKQFEELQSQEFQQRNETQQLYIPPGPRLGNKVIIAEHVQKGYRDELLYEDLNMNVPPGAIVGIIGPNGAGKTTLFRMITGEEQPDSGHIEVGDTVELAYVDQSRDALDDSKTVWEEISGGQDIIQVGKYETPSRAYVGKFNFRGSEQQKYIGDLSGGERNRVHLAKLLQRGGNTLLLDEPTNDLDVETLRALEDALLTFPGVILVISHDRWFLDRIATHILAFEGESQTTFIEGNYQDYEEDRKKRLGAEAAQPHRIKYKRIRT, encoded by the coding sequence ATGGCCCAATACGTATACACAATGAACAAGGTATCCAAGGTGGTACCTCCTAAACGCGAGATCCTCAAGGACATCTCACTATCCTTCTTCCCCGGCGCCAAGATAGGCGTTCTCGGCCTTAACGGCGCTGGCAAATCCTCGTTACTGCGCATCATGGCTGGGGAAGATAAGGAGTTCGACGGCGAGGCGCGCCCTCAGCCGGGACTCAAAGTTGGCTACTTGCCGCAGGAGCCGCGCCTGGACGACAGCAAGGATGTTCGCGGCAACGTCGAGGAGGGGGTCGCCGAAACTAAAGCGCTGGTAGAACGTTTCAACCAGGTCTCAGCCCAATTCGCTGACCCGGAGGCAGATTTTGATGCGCTTATAGCAGAGCAATCTAAACTGCAAGACCAAATCGAAGCGGCAGGCGCTTGGGATCTGGATCGCAAGCTTGAACAAGCCGCTGACGCCTTGCGCCTTCCGCCCTGGGATGCTCAGGTCAGCAATCTTTCCGGCGGTGAAAGGCGACGAGTTGCGCTGTGCCGACTACTGCTTTCAGCCCCCGACATGTTGTTGCTCGATGAGCCTACCAACCACCTTGACGCTGAGAGCGTCGCTTGGCTAGAACAGTTTCTTGCCGAATTCCCCGGCACTGTCGTAGCTGTAACCCACGATCGCTACTTCTTAGACAATGTCGCTGGTTGGATCCTCGAGCTCGACCGCGGGCGCGGCATACCCTTCCAAGGCAACTACTCGGCATGGCTGGAGTACAAAGAAAAACGCCTTGAGCAGGAGGCTCGGGAAGAGAAGGCTCACCGCAAAGCGGTCCAACAGGAGCTTGAGTGGGTTCAGCAGAACCCTAAAGGTCGCCAAGCCAAGAACAAGGCTCGCATCAAACAGTTTGAAGAGCTCCAATCGCAGGAGTTTCAACAGCGCAATGAAACTCAGCAGCTCTATATACCCCCTGGGCCCCGGCTCGGCAACAAGGTCATCATCGCCGAACATGTTCAAAAGGGCTATAGGGACGAACTCCTCTATGAAGATTTGAACATGAATGTACCCCCTGGGGCGATTGTCGGCATTATCGGCCCTAACGGCGCAGGTAAAACGACCCTTTTCCGCATGATCACCGGAGAAGAACAACCGGATTCAGGACACATAGAGGTAGGTGACACCGTCGAGCTAGCCTACGTCGACCAAAGCCGCGATGCACTGGATGACAGCAAAACGGTATGGGAGGAGATCTCCGGCGGCCAAGACATCATCCAGGTCGGCAAGTATGAGACACCCTCACGAGCCTACGTCGGCAAGTTCAATTTCCGCGGCTCTGAGCAACAAAAATACATAGGCGACCTCTCCGGAGGCGAGCGCAACCGCGTCCACCTAGCCAAATTGCTCCAGCGCGGCGGCAACACTTTACTGCTCGACGAGCCCACCAACGATCTCGACGTAGAGACCCTGCGTGCGCTAGAGGATGCCCTGCTAACGTTTCCCGGGGTGATCTTGGTCATCTCCCACGACCGCTGGTTCCTTGACCGTATCGCCACCCACATCCTCGCGTTCGAGGGCGAAAGTCAGACGACCTTTATCGAAGGCAACTATCAAGACTACGAAGAGGACCGCAAGAAGCGATTGGGCGCCGAAGCAGCCCAACCACACCGCATCAAGTACAAAAGGATTCGTACATAG